AGTATATTgaaaatcattaataatttttttaatgcaataatAAGTTTATGGTCtattttttaactgtttcatgaccctccggaaccggaggcacaggtcatatctactgggctatcacggctctataatttttattaaatacaaagtactatttaaaatttatcacatcacatcacatcacaatatcacacttcacactattattataaaggcgaaagtttgtgtgtaagtgtgtaagtatgtttgtttctcttttacgctgcggctactgaagcgatttggctgatatttggaatggaaatagattctactctggattaacacataggctacttttcatcccggaaaaatccttggttcccgcgggaattatgaaaaactgaaatccactcAGACgcagtcgcgggtgtccgctagtataaaaaaaaacaactctcCAGTTTATCGCAAGGCATTTGAGTGTATAAGTAACatgtggtcagggctccagagtgaagaacctcctcacaatatacctatagatacactgccttctgtatccaacatctttatacttttttaaaatttgttttttaaatatttaattttttatgttttttgaaTTCAGTGCAATGTGAAAAAAGAAATGATAGACAACGATGAGACCATAATGCCATCTCCCACAAGTGCAGCTGTAAATTTTCCACCACTGTAAGTATTATTGCATTTATTGCAGACACCTCGCGGAATACTATCATAAAATATACCAAATCCCTCTCATTATAACATCAGCTATCTGCCAGCGAAAGCCCCGTCAAAATCAGTCCAGCTGTTTCAGAGATAAAAATGCAGACTAACAAATTTTAAATCCAACCCCATCTAGCATGAGATAAACATACATATTGTACCTACGATACATAAGTATTAAGCTATGGCATAGCTTTTATAGCGGGCTTTGAGCGcagcgaccgaatcaagaaattccataacgaaaataaacctaacacccaagccgtgcatcaaggtAACACATTtagacgttatcatatcgactcaactggacaagtgatGTGAAAGAAAAGgccaaaacttattaaaccagaattCGATTCCAGCTAAAcgtaaagacttttttttttaatttatctattctttttttataaagaaaaaaaaatactgcatatataaaataaataaataagtataattgcataagttgatgaAAAATGCTATGTTAAAGCTTTAGTCCCCGAATGCCAtacgtagtttttttttaatttattgtttgtaacTATAATACTTTAGGATAAGGACCCCTTACGGGAAGATTGCTTAGAGTTAGGGCTTCAAGTTACCTAAATCCGGCACTGTGTGGCAActtttagagcctcaatagctcaacaataAGAGCGGTCGGCCTTATCACCAAGCGGTTGTGGTTCgatccgccccgttggtctattgtcgtacccacttccacagtctttcccgtctagttggaggggaataggaatattggtcatatttcaaagataaggcaaatattctttttttaaaaaaaaaaaactcgctGGCCCATTTGAGATACATTTTGTTGTAGATACGAGTACAAGTCAATCGCTAACAGCAGCCCTAGAAAGTTTCCCACCGTCGCCAAATTGAAAATAAAGGCAGAGTCGAGCGACAGCGACGCTGAAAATATAGTAAAACTGGAAAACGAGAAATCTGCTGACCACTCCATAAATATCCTAAACCAATATTCAAACAGGTAAGTCAAATTATTCTGCTTCTCTCACTTTTGTTAGTATACGATTTAGTGTTTACGGGCTTACGTGACGTCATTACACAGATGAAATATAGGTAGACagacagaaaatatttaaaacttaaaatttacatgtattcatcatcatcatcatcatctccttacccttatccttAAGTggagtcggaaaaatatgtcaatcttttccattcgtctctattactcgtcaactcatcatccactccttttacacacatgtcctctttcacacaatctcTCCTCTttctctcctcttatgtccttccacttgcacattcaacatttttctagtaatatgactttcctccctacgcattaaatgtccataccaagctaaccttctactcctcaatttttctgtcactggcgccaccttcagacttcctcttatatactcatttcttattttatctattctataATTTACATGTATTccgtgtctcaaaaaaataatatgatattttttttttcaattactaaaacaataatgaacaatttaagaccctttttaaaaaagtgtcaagtaaaatgtttttcagatagcatgcaTGCATGGTGATAGTTGCCTTATGTcgtttataatatgtactattatcgtgagacgcggcaaactttcaagagtgaaacgaactgtcaccctaaccatgctatctgaaaaacacttcagCCTATTATAGCTTACAACAGCCATTCTCATATTTTAACCACATACaagtataatgaaattacagaTTTTATTCTcgtcttttacaaaattgatgattttaatgGTTCTAGATTTAAATCACCAAAGAAAATAGTAAAAACAGAGGACGAGACGCACTGCGATGAAAGCATATCTCTTTTGCAACACAATAAACATATCGACACTCGGAGGAACAATAACCAACTTAATAGGTCAGTATATCTTGATTTTTCATaaacatcatcaccatcactatcatcgtcatcgtcgtcgtcgtcgtcgtcgtcgtcgtcatcatctaATTATCTAATACGACgctccgtggtttcacccgcatagttacTGTTCCCTCggatatacggggataaaacagcCTATAATACTTAGAAATGACTGAATCATACCAATTTACCAATGCAAAGCTCCATTTTTACAGAGTAACAAAATCTATGTATTCCCACGAACGAAACGGAAATACGCGGCCAAAACCGCGGTGCGTTgagtttgataaaaaaaatcggtttccAAAGCTCAATCAGCAATCGTAATGCTAAATtgcaatgaaaataataaaaaaaaaagattaaaaactaTTATCCGATACTATGTGAAAAAGAggtttaaaaagaaagaaataagaaaaaaaaagattccgacgaattggtTACTTCTtcctgtttttgaagtcggttaaaaatatttcagatattaAAATAGAGATGTCCAAAATGGCCAAGTTAGAGCCGTGGTCTATCTCTACCTTGGTCACGGTGAATCCATAGAATGCTAAGATAATCGTCTCTCTTTCAGTCCGAGCAAACGCCCCCTCGCCGAGAACGTCAACATAATGAACAAGCAGGATCACGGAAACGAGTCAAGCATGTCTATACTGCAGCGCGAACCAATTGCTGCTACACTAGAGAAAGCTAATGATGATGTTGTGAAAAGGTAAtggatttataacacatagaaaGTGTGTAGTCACAGGATTcttaagccgttttatgtgccccgaaatgggagcccttgacacATTGCTACGCTACTTAAAgaaccaatttggtacttcataagatactagcctacttatgtgactaattattaatttaacttttatacctaaacttataatataataatcttaatcttagtcttttactattactttaggtcactttgttcacgtgatttTCGAACTATACTAGAAATAAACACATGTTTTATGTTGACAGGGTGAAAACAAACATGGCGCCGGTGTACAAAGAGCCCGCAGTAAGGAAGAAGGCGGAGAAACGCGCTCTGCTCGGCTGGAGCTGCGACGAATGCAAGAACGTGAGTATTCATATTGTTCAATCATCAGACTAATCACATAAAGACCAGTATCACAcctaaattcacaaacaaaattgtctgtcatattgtgaggaaaacaagcttagaaTAGGTATACACtagtatcttatactaaactagaagttgttgactgtATTTACACCATTcgactacacaaaaaggtatatttCGGAGCTATTATTCccacgaacacgattacaattatgaattctatagagacagtttttataattgcattagatcgttgatcatatactttgacaggtCCTTATATATTTAGTCTGAGGTTTAATCTCATTAATCACTGGACTaactacctcgttggtccagtggttagcttacGTGAagtcggatcacgaggtcctgggttcgaaccctgaGTCTGACTTTTTCtaagtaaaattttgtaaaaatttctaGCGCAAAGTTGGGAAATTGGTTATGTTACACTCCGTGCCTTGGAATACTCGACCATTATCATctatgaatttaacattatcaccctgaaCCTGGACCGTGAACcctcattggagcagcgtggtgggcttaagcgccatatcccctctccttttAGTAGGCCTGGCACTGTATTGGACCGtcaaaataggttgataatgatgattcgagtcataatttttttatgatttcacTTTATGGTAATggggatgatgcaatctaagatggaagcggactaacttgttaggaggaggataaaaatccacaccctttacggttttctacacgacatcgtaccggaacgctaaatcgcctggcggtacgtctgtcggtagggtggtaactagccacggccgaagcctcccaccagccagacttggaccaatttaagaaaacctctatcggcccagtcggggatcgaacccaggaaatccgtcttgtaaatccatcgcgtgtaccactacgccacggagacTGTAAAATCgaagtttcataaaaatattgctttacAGTTTTACGACGAGCTATACAAAGACGACCCGGCGATGCTCGCGCAGAAAATGGACGAATGTTCCAAACACCGCGGACGAACGAACCCTGTCAGACCGAAGACACCTGAAGGATTCTGGAACCCGCGTTGGGACGTCCCTCAGGATACGGAGGAATTCAACAGAAGGAATAACGCTATTTGATACACCCTGTACATATTGTAACACTAGGGATGCAAAGAAGAACAATGTCATATACATTCTACAATTTTATCTATGTAGGGCTGGAaagaacaatataaatatatataaaataacaaagctctctaatggtaaaaaaattacCCCTTAGAACACCACACACTTTacctgtttaaaatatttttatttttattaataggattgaagaataaataaagctgtaaacagtggcggatttaccagtaggctaagtaggctaCAGCCTAGGGCGGCATATTTCagagggcggcaaatttggcctaaatagtttttattacttacGGACATAAAGAAAACTACTCTTAAAAACATccttaaaaatttcaatattgtagtCCTTTGTACGTACtaacaaattaacaatatttaaaattgaaatgttaCCGACTGATAAAATCTTCTAAAAATGTTCGCGAACAGTAGTAGAACAAAAATTgaatagcctactggcggcacattttttaatccgccactggttttaaagaataaaacgCTGTTTGATATTACTACACTAGTGTTATAAAGACCTCTGAAAGAagcgttttaatttaaataaatactcttTGTAGAAAtagctttaataaaaacataaaataaataattgtaaagtgtaatttaataatcccgccaataaatatattattactgtaATATATTGTAAATGGATACctcaatataattttaagaatttgtgatttgttattatttttatttggtgaccaataattataattaactgtagtaaatagaattaatacaatatttttaatatgtaatttaaattttttacaataaattgtcAATAGTAattcttatttgtttatttttttcataaactaTACAAAGATATATACATCtatagtctcaatagctcaacggtaagagcggtcggactcatcaccaaggggtggtggttcgatgcccgcccctttggtctattgtcgtacccgctCCTAGctgtctttcccgactagttggaggggaatgggaatattggtcatattataaagaatattgCCATTTCTTTTTCATATAGGTAGCAAGATTATTGCTTTGTAAAAGTGCATGTAATCTTAACTGCAAAATGTCTTAACCCTGAGGAATGGCCATGTGACCTCAATCCATGTAAGGATTTGTCacaagttttaaattattacttttaaggTTTGCAGTTATTGCTTTATTTAGAGTACCTACGTCCtacaatattatagtatatGGAATCACCTACTAAAATACATTTCACCTATTGGCATttcgaaaaaataattttcttcacTAGGTAGCTCTCTTATAATATCAACCCTACTCTACTCATAAACTGTCAAGAGTAAGCTATCAACTGTACTCCTTACGGATTGTATAATTTTAGACTGCATTGCCACttgacatcaggtgagataatTTGCAGTCAAGCATtcatttcttaataaataaatacataatactcAGCTACACAAAAGGAATGCAGCTGGACAGAAAAGCTTGAGCGGgccaaaaatttcaatttagttaaaatattcaaattatttaataattatttcaatttagttaaaaaatatcaaattcagAGCTATCTGTTTATCTAAGAGAAGCTTATGTCCATCCATAGATGTATCATTTCACGCCATGGTGGTGAGTCTATGGTAACAAATTAATAAGTTTCACAGAGTCCacttaaacaatttattaataatgaccAACATGCTCTAagagcttagaccattaataagagTCATGGAGGTGTGTATgcagaaaatattttgaaaatttaaataagacttaaatgaaattataattgaCTAAGGTCAAACTCTGTTTACAAGTACAGTGTACTCAATGATTCACACATAATTTGGGAGGTGTTGCATTTGCCAACAGTCAACTCTGAAAATAAAATGACTTGCATGTGTGTGAGACAAGGTGGGCGagcaaaataaacaacaatgtTCGAAGAACACTTTAATCTTCAATAAAACAGAATATTACAATTTGTCACTAgcttatgttaaaaaaagaaagtaaaaatcaaattaaacattagtttattatttttattattacatattatttcaaataagtaacagttttattaggatttgataaaaagaaacaaaggcaatatacattattttacctttttttataaatctatggTTATTCCAAACTTATGCTTTGAAAATAAGTATAGTGATTTTGTAAAGGGCAAGGAGTACCTGATAAAATTGTAGGAGCGTATTTGTTTGATAACAATTCTTTGTAAAGAATTCTATAACTCTATAAAAAGTAAAGCTTTTTAATCAAAAGTGGTATTTTTCCACTGTACTTTTCCTAAGATATTTGCACAggttttactgattttttttattaggctAATCATACAATTTTACCATGTTCTGGTAtgtaattcatttaaaaaatagcattaatttacaagttacttctgaaatgaaaatttaaggTTATTTGATATATACTTTATAGTTTTAATGCTACAACAATTTACACAGGCCTATGAGAGTTTTTTAGCTTTCTGGTAGAGGGTGTCAACGACCTTACTCATATGGTGGATGGTTTCTAGGACAGTCTCATACGTTTTCTCCAATGGTGACTCATCAAATACAATCAACACACCTTCTCCTTGGTCCAGTATGCCATTCAGTTTTTTGTCAAGTATCATTTGAGATAACTTTTTCTCTACTTGGACAACTGGAAGTCTGATACATTTAGCTACATGGTCGACTTGTACTTGCATGTAAGGTTCTACAATGCGACATAAGTTCTGTTCCAACATGGTGTCATACAGGGCTCCCAGGTGGGCTCGGACCACTGCATCCTCCTCTAGCTCGCGTTTGTATGTCTTCAGTGCAGCCTGGAAATCTGCTAATGACCTTTTGTGTGAAGCTGTGGCAACAGCACGCATCGCTTCAAGTTCTTTACCTGCATACTTAAGCGCTGCTTTACTACTGCATACAGTATTAACCTCTTCCGCTTGATTTAGCATGATTTTGGATAGCAACATGTATTTCAGAGCAGTCAAAGCTTTAGGGCTGTCTGCTCCGTCATAACCCTCAAAGGCTTCATAGAAGTATGAGTAAGCTGTTTTGAAATCCCTTTCATCTGCAGCATGGAGAATACCTGACTGCAAGTCGAGGGCTGCCTGCATCTTAGGTGGACAGTAGATAGCGTTCGCCGTGGTGCGTGCTGACGTCAGAGATGCACGCGCCTTGGGTAAATTACTAAGGGCATGATAAGTTTTGCTCTCTAACAGAAGCACTTCAACTAGCAAATTTTTGTCGTCTAACTTCTTTAGTTCTTTAAGAAGCGCCGTCGCCAAGTCTAGCGCCTCTGTGTACATACCGGTGTCGAAATACAGCGCGATCAGCCTCGCTTCCAGGGACTGTCTCAGAAACGTGCGGCGTTCTTCTTTGGCCCATTCTATACACTCTTTGCACAACTGAACCTCAATGCCGATGCCGGCTTCTAAATCCAAGAAGAAATCGACGAGAGAACGCACCAGTTTGGCCGCCTTCGCCTTGCTTATCAGACTGAGGAAGGGTCTTGTAGCTTTTATCAACTCGGCCAGCTCCTTCGCCTTGCCTTCCTTCTTGTACTTCTCGCCGAGGTTCAGGATGCCCTGCTCTTTAACCCTGATGTTCTCCTCGTCATCTTCGGGCACTTCGCCTGTGCTAACTATTTTATCAGTCATGCGGACGTCTTCGTCTCTGTTCGACGATGAAACGCGTGATCTCTCGAACAACATCGCCCCGGCCATTGTGTGTATAtgtttactatttaaataacttgataTAAAATTACACAAACAGCTACacttttctttgtaattttgtataatcGCAAAGTCATCGACGACCTTTTCGGAAACAAATCGTAGACGCGTACAGGGTTGCTATTgtgaatgataaaaatattaccaaTACCAATAACTTCAAAGCTTTCTACCAGATGAATATTACCTCTTTgctcttttattaaaaactacacaaaataaacaatgtaaaaaaaatacttatttgacaatttttaaataataaaatctaaccagaattataaatgtgatttaatatttcttttgcgAAAATAAAGattgaataacaataaaaaatattaagtacctTTATAAAACGGAGAcgcattaatttaaaataaatagaaataaagatatctaattatcaatttatttacaattatggCAAAACAATCAACAAAGCTCATCATGGATAATAAAATGAATGCTGAATTCCTGCTCGACATATCCAAggaaattaagtatttttatgaaGTACCTGCAATTTTTTTGACTCGTAAAGATTATTctgataatatatttaatgttatgTGTTATATGCGTAAAGCTCTCGAAGAAGATTCAAAAACTCAAATTATTGATATTATCAtggattttcatttacaatGGTTGCATGCAATAAAAGAATTAGAAAACTTTTctaacaaattacaaattatctCTCGCCAGGAAGTATACGATGCTATTACTTACACAAAAGATGCTATATGTTGTCGTCTGAAATACTACAAGAGATATATGTTAAAATATCTACCGTCACTTACAAATGATGATCAAGCAAAACTTATGTCAGACTTTGAAATTATAGAAGAAATGCATAATGATATTGATCAAATTCttttggaaaaattaaaatgtttcagACATTTTGATACCGATGAcgagtttaaaataaaagtacgaGAAGAAACAGAGGAATTACTATCTTGGATTGATATAATACATGACGAGTTCCTAATACAGTTAAAGAAACATATAAATGTAACTATGGATCTAAATAAAGCTTTACAACAAATAGTTTATGGCCTGCAAACATCTAAGTCTACTAACATACAAGAACTATTAGATCATCTAAATGAAAAAGGATATGATTTAGGAAGTATGATTCGTTGTACTGTTGTTCACAATTTGGAAATTAATAAGCTTATGGAAAAAATTTACCtgttaaatagtaaaatttctAGTCTTGGTGATGAAACTGCTTCTGCTCCTGTAATGGAACTGCAGgccaaaaaaaattactttcaaGATCGACTCGAATTtttagaaaattcaaaaatgacaCTAgaaaaatttttagaattaaattaTCTGAATATAGAAGGTATGATTAAAGAACAAATATGTTCTTGCAATGATTTTTATCAGTTACGGATATTTAATCATGCGTTGCCGCCAAAAGAACGTGAACGTTTAGTTACTGAACTATGCAATGCATGGGATTTGGCAATTTTTGGAGAGCATAGCCATAAGTCCTTTATATCGATACTCAGCGCAGCTGATACGAAAGAAGAATTTACTGATGATcttggtattttttatattgaccAACACAGTcgcaaaatttataaaaaacaagatGATAAAACTCTGTACCAGCCAAATGAATGCAATGAATTAGTACCATTGACTGATGATGCAGatcatgtatatttttatgatgaATGCGGAAGATACTTTTTTGATCCACAAACACATCAGAGAATTTACAAAGCTCATAAAACTTCTAGTGAATATATGATGGATAGCTCTGGtgttctattaaaaataaaggaacAACGTGAAGGTGTTATctactattatgataattatggtagatattatattaattccGAAGGGAAGCATATTTACCGAGAGGCAGATTCTACTAGTGAATATGAAAATGATGGTTTAGGAAATTTAGTTCGTATTCGAAGTCATTTAGATATATTTAAGCTCTGTCCAGACGATATACATGTCACCGAAGACTTTAAATACCTTAAAAATACTGTTGGTAAAGCATTACGCGTCTGTATAGCTAACGTTATTGTACATCAACCAGCTGatccaataaaatatttatcagctcttttaatgaaatatagagaaaatatagaattaaaagaTAAACTCTCTAAGGAAAAATATGAGTTAGAAATTGAAAGAGAAATAAGAATCGCTGAAGAACGTGCAGTGATGGAGCGGGCAGCTATGGAAGCTGCACGTTTTGCTCACGGAGGAAGTGAAGCTAGTTATGATTCAAATCTTGTAAAATATGCTCACATGCAATCAAATGGTTCAACGGCTG
This genomic stretch from Bicyclus anynana chromosome 14, ilBicAnyn1.1, whole genome shotgun sequence harbors:
- the LOC112044947 gene encoding 26S proteasome non-ATPase regulatory subunit 11, with the translated sequence MAGAMLFERSRVSSSNRDEDVRMTDKIVSTGEVPEDDEENIRVKEQGILNLGEKYKKEGKAKELAELIKATRPFLSLISKAKAAKLVRSLVDFFLDLEAGIGIEVQLCKECIEWAKEERRTFLRQSLEARLIALYFDTGMYTEALDLATALLKELKKLDDKNLLVEVLLLESKTYHALSNLPKARASLTSARTTANAIYCPPKMQAALDLQSGILHAADERDFKTAYSYFYEAFEGYDGADSPKALTALKYMLLSKIMLNQAEEVNTVCSSKAALKYAGKELEAMRAVATASHKRSLADFQAALKTYKRELEEDAVVRAHLGALYDTMLEQNLCRIVEPYMQVQVDHVAKCIRLPVVQVEKKLSQMILDKKLNGILDQGEGVLIVFDESPLEKTYETVLETIHHMSKVVDTLYQKAKKLS
- the LOC112057013 gene encoding uncharacterized protein LOC112057013 isoform X2, with product MENIDYKIMFHEQKEKLENQTCSSCDNLKKIIVAKEQILSSIASGLNKLSQTKDFSIIQIILKQINGDTDILTPPDNISPLKDNNQNHVIAKEVMKENNGTPFKSPKKEEPLECQDESVSEIEGTPTGRKSPILQSKIKNLSIKDKKKCPNSWPTPENKSLKLTYPSPTHSKSGGRMRQGRLNFVKIKNCSVVDLTCSPENRAEIVYNENNIQCNVKKEMIDNDETIMPSPTSAAVNFPPLYEYKSIANSSPRKFPTVAKLKIKAESSDSDAENIVKLENEKSADHSINILNQYSNRFKSPKKIVKTEDETHCDESISLLQHNKHIDTRRNNNQLNSPSKRPLAENVNIMNKQDHGNESSMSILQREPIAATLEKANDDVVKRVKTNMAPVYKEPAVRKKAEKRALLGWSCDECKNFYDELYKDDPAMLAQKMDECSKHRGRTNPVRPKTPEGFWNPRWDVPQDTEEFNRRNNAI
- the LOC112057013 gene encoding uncharacterized protein LOC112057013 isoform X1, producing MGSSQKSAHFLESKAFPTLKVTAMEETLTQAIGNFRDLVLEFEQLHMENIDYKIMFHEQKEKLENQTCSSCDNLKKIIVAKEQILSSIASGLNKLSQTKDFSIIQIILKQINGDTDILTPPDNISPLKDNNQNHVIAKEVMKENNGTPFKSPKKEEPLECQDESVSEIEGTPTGRKSPILQSKIKNLSIKDKKKCPNSWPTPENKSLKLTYPSPTHSKSGGRMRQGRLNFVKIKNCSVVDLTCSPENRAEIVYNENNIQCNVKKEMIDNDETIMPSPTSAAVNFPPLYEYKSIANSSPRKFPTVAKLKIKAESSDSDAENIVKLENEKSADHSINILNQYSNRFKSPKKIVKTEDETHCDESISLLQHNKHIDTRRNNNQLNSPSKRPLAENVNIMNKQDHGNESSMSILQREPIAATLEKANDDVVKRVKTNMAPVYKEPAVRKKAEKRALLGWSCDECKNFYDELYKDDPAMLAQKMDECSKHRGRTNPVRPKTPEGFWNPRWDVPQDTEEFNRRNNAI